One window from the genome of Streptococcus parasanguinis encodes:
- a CDS encoding Cof-type HAD-IIB family hydrolase: protein MEIKAVFFDIDGTLVNDSRAVLKSTEKAIQSLKEEGIYVGLATGRGPAFVKPFMERYGFDFAVTYNGQYILTKDRVLFTSPIDKKSLHQLIDYAREHRKEIALGTKDGVFGSRIMSFGMSPISTWSSRFVPRKMARTVSRGFNKVVSKVVPQDQDTLYALAQEPIYQVLILSSPEETAKIEKEFPDLKFTRSSPFAADVLNPGISKLEGIRIVGQEFGFDIDEVMAFGDSDNDLEMLSGVGLSIAMGNGTTSVKAIAKHTTTSNGKDGIQKALQHFGILSEKELFLSKDDHFNKVKTFHGVMDGETQEKPVVWQSQDALYRTMFKQEELVEFVRAASTSEEEFDRSVAALHEALDKAADKVRSKHPAEISMVGQVDALIDTLYLTYGSFVLMGVDPEEVFEIVHRANMGKIFPDGKAHFDPVTHKILKPDDWEEKYAPEPAIKKELDRQLKAYEKHAKQKEAKKDN, encoded by the coding sequence ATGGAAATAAAAGCAGTCTTTTTTGATATCGATGGAACCTTGGTCAATGATAGTCGAGCGGTCCTAAAATCAACAGAAAAAGCTATTCAGTCTTTAAAGGAAGAAGGGATCTATGTAGGCCTTGCGACAGGGCGGGGACCGGCCTTTGTCAAACCGTTTATGGAACGCTATGGTTTTGATTTTGCAGTGACCTATAATGGTCAGTATATTTTGACCAAGGACCGCGTGCTGTTTACTAGCCCAATCGATAAAAAGAGTCTGCACCAACTAATTGACTATGCTCGGGAACACCGTAAGGAAATTGCTCTCGGTACCAAGGATGGGGTATTTGGTTCTCGGATCATGAGTTTTGGGATGAGTCCTATTTCAACCTGGTCTAGTCGCTTTGTGCCCCGCAAAATGGCCCGTACCGTCAGTCGAGGATTTAACAAAGTGGTCAGCAAGGTCGTCCCACAAGATCAGGACACCCTCTATGCACTAGCGCAAGAACCGATCTACCAAGTGTTGATCTTATCGAGTCCAGAAGAGACTGCAAAAATTGAAAAAGAGTTTCCAGATCTGAAATTCACACGGTCTAGTCCTTTTGCAGCAGATGTCCTCAACCCAGGGATTTCCAAGCTAGAAGGGATCCGCATCGTTGGTCAGGAATTTGGCTTTGACATCGATGAAGTGATGGCTTTTGGAGATTCTGATAATGACTTAGAGATGCTGTCAGGTGTTGGCTTGTCCATTGCGATGGGAAATGGGACGACCAGCGTTAAAGCGATTGCTAAGCATACCACGACTAGTAATGGCAAGGATGGCATTCAAAAGGCCCTGCAACACTTTGGTATTCTCTCAGAGAAAGAACTCTTTCTTTCTAAGGATGATCACTTCAATAAGGTCAAAACCTTCCATGGTGTGATGGATGGAGAAACCCAGGAGAAACCTGTTGTCTGGCAGTCTCAAGACGCCCTTTATCGAACCATGTTCAAGCAAGAGGAGTTGGTAGAATTTGTCCGAGCAGCTAGCACAAGTGAGGAAGAATTTGACCGCTCGGTAGCCGCTCTTCACGAAGCCTTGGATAAGGCTGCAGATAAGGTTCGGAGCAAGCATCCAGCTGAAATCTCCATGGTAGGGCAGGTTGATGCCTTAATTGATACCCTCTATCTGACTTATGGTAGCTTTGTACTAATGGGGGTCGATCCTGAAGAGGTCTTTGAGATTGTTCACCGGGCCAATATGGGCAAGATTTTCCCAGATGGGAAGGCGCACTTTGATCCAGTAACCCACAAAATTCTGAAGCCAGATGATTGGGAAGAAAAATACGCCCCGGAACCAGCTATCAAAAAAGAACTCGATCGCCAGCTCAAGGCCTACGAAAAACATGCAAAACAAAAAGAAGCAAAAAAAGACAACTAA
- a CDS encoding universal stress protein, with protein MSQKYENIMVAVDGSHEAELAFEKGVNVSLRNGSKLTIAHVIDTRALQSVSTFDAEVYEELQEEANELLKGYKERAEKVGVQNVVTVVEMGNPKVLLANDIPSKEGVDLIMVGATGLNAFERLMVGSSSEYILRHAKVDLLVVRDKDKTM; from the coding sequence ATGTCTCAAAAATACGAAAACATCATGGTCGCCGTCGACGGTTCCCATGAAGCAGAATTAGCCTTTGAAAAAGGGGTTAACGTTTCTCTTCGCAACGGCTCTAAATTGACGATTGCCCACGTCATCGATACCCGTGCCCTTCAAAGCGTCTCAACTTTTGATGCTGAGGTCTACGAAGAATTGCAAGAAGAAGCTAACGAATTGCTCAAGGGCTACAAGGAACGTGCTGAAAAAGTCGGCGTTCAAAATGTTGTGACTGTTGTAGAAATGGGAAATCCAAAAGTCCTCTTAGCCAATGATATCCCAAGTAAGGAAGGGGTTGACCTTATTATGGTCGGGGCTACCGGACTCAATGCCTTCGAACGGTTAATGGTCGGATCCTCCTCAGAATATATCCTTCGCCACGCCAAAGTAGACTTACTAGTGGTACGTGATAAGGATAAAACCATGTAA
- a CDS encoding pyridoxal phosphate-dependent aminotransferase, which translates to MKEYNKSSKLEHVAYDIRGPVLEEAMRMRANGEKILRLNTGNPAEFGFTAPDEVIHDLIMNARDSEGYSDSKGIFSARKAIMQYCQLKKIPNVDIDDIYLGNGVSELIVMSMQGLLDNGDEVLVPMPDYPLWTAAVSLAGGNAVHYLCDEEANWYPDIEDIKSKITSNTKAIVVINPNNPTGALYPDEILLEIVEIARQNNLIIFADEIYDRLVMDGEKHTAIASLAPDLFCVSMNGLSKSHRIAGFRVGWMVLSGPKHHVKGYIEGLNMLSNMRLCSNVLSQHVVQTSLGGYQSVDELLLPGGRIYEQRNFIYKAINEIPGLSAVKPKAGLYIFPKIDRDMYRVDDDEQFVLEFLKQEKILLVHGRGFNWKDPDHFRIVYLPRVDELAQIQEKMTRFLKQYKR; encoded by the coding sequence ATGAAGGAATATAATAAATCAAGCAAACTCGAACATGTCGCTTACGATATTCGTGGTCCAGTCTTGGAAGAAGCCATGCGCATGCGAGCAAATGGAGAAAAAATTCTTCGTTTGAATACAGGGAATCCTGCTGAATTTGGCTTTACAGCTCCAGATGAAGTTATCCATGATTTGATCATGAATGCGCGTGATAGTGAAGGCTATTCAGATTCAAAAGGGATCTTTTCAGCCCGCAAGGCCATCATGCAGTACTGCCAGTTGAAAAAAATTCCAAATGTGGATATTGATGATATTTACCTTGGAAATGGAGTGAGTGAGCTGATCGTCATGTCCATGCAAGGACTGCTCGACAATGGCGATGAAGTCTTGGTTCCTATGCCGGACTATCCTCTTTGGACAGCAGCTGTCAGTCTAGCTGGTGGGAATGCGGTTCACTATCTTTGTGATGAAGAAGCAAACTGGTATCCAGATATCGAGGATATCAAGTCGAAAATTACCTCAAATACCAAAGCCATCGTTGTCATCAACCCGAATAACCCAACAGGTGCCCTCTATCCAGATGAGATCTTGCTTGAGATTGTAGAGATTGCTCGCCAAAATAACTTGATTATCTTCGCAGATGAAATCTACGATCGCTTGGTCATGGATGGCGAAAAGCACACGGCTATTGCAAGCTTAGCGCCTGATCTTTTCTGTGTGAGTATGAATGGCTTATCAAAATCACACCGCATCGCAGGCTTCCGTGTTGGTTGGATGGTTCTGTCTGGTCCGAAGCATCATGTGAAGGGCTATATCGAAGGCTTGAACATGTTGTCCAATATGCGTCTTTGCTCAAATGTTTTATCTCAACATGTTGTGCAAACCTCTCTTGGAGGCTACCAATCTGTGGATGAACTCTTGCTTCCAGGTGGTCGAATCTACGAACAACGGAACTTTATTTACAAAGCCATCAATGAGATTCCAGGCCTCTCGGCTGTTAAGCCAAAGGCTGGATTGTATATCTTCCCTAAGATTGATAGGGATATGTACCGCGTGGATGACGATGAACAATTTGTTTTAGAATTCTTGAAGCAAGAAAAGATTCTTTTGGTTCATGGCCGTGGCTTTAACTGGAAAGATCCAGATCACTTCCGGATCGTTTACCTCCCACGTGTGGATGAATTGGCTCAAATTCAAGAAAAAATGACTCGTTTCTTGAAACAATACAAACGCTAA
- the codY gene encoding GTP-sensing pleiotropic transcriptional regulator CodY encodes MANLLEKTRKITSILKRTDEQLQAEMPYNDIAQQLADIIHCNACIINSKGTLLGYFMRYKTNNDRVEAFFQNKKLPEDYAKAASLVYDTEANLDVDHDLSIFPVETKSEFPDGLTTIAPIHVSGIRLGSLIIWRNDKQFADDDLILVEIASTVVGIQMLNYQREEDEKNIRRRTAVNMAVNTLSYSELRAVSAILSELKGNEGQLTASIIADRIGITRSVIVNALRKLESAGIIESRSLGMKGTYLKVLIPDIFEEIKKRDY; translated from the coding sequence ATGGCAAACTTATTAGAAAAGACACGTAAAATTACATCCATCTTGAAACGGACAGATGAACAATTGCAGGCTGAGATGCCTTATAATGATATTGCCCAGCAATTGGCGGATATTATTCACTGTAATGCCTGTATCATTAACAGTAAGGGAACCCTCCTTGGTTATTTCATGCGTTATAAGACCAACAATGACCGGGTAGAAGCTTTCTTTCAAAATAAAAAACTACCAGAAGATTATGCCAAGGCGGCTAGTTTGGTCTACGATACAGAAGCTAATTTAGATGTGGACCATGATTTGAGTATCTTTCCGGTTGAAACCAAGTCTGAATTTCCTGATGGCTTGACCACCATTGCGCCTATTCATGTTTCTGGGATTCGGTTGGGTTCCTTAATCATTTGGCGCAATGATAAACAGTTTGCGGATGATGATTTGATCTTGGTTGAGATTGCTAGTACCGTGGTAGGGATTCAAATGTTGAACTACCAACGCGAGGAGGACGAGAAGAATATTCGTCGTCGCACAGCTGTCAATATGGCTGTGAATACCTTGTCTTACTCTGAATTGCGAGCTGTTTCTGCCATCCTTAGTGAATTGAAAGGCAATGAAGGTCAGTTGACTGCTTCTATCATTGCAGATCGGATTGGTATCACCCGCTCTGTGATTGTCAATGCACTCCGGAAATTGGAGTCAGCTGGTATTATTGAAAGCCGTTCTCTTGGAATGAAGGGAACCTATCTCAAAGTGTTGATTCCAGATATCTTTGAGGAAATTAAGAAAAGAGATTACTAA
- a CDS encoding cysteine hydrolase family protein, whose amino-acid sequence MTKALISIDYTVDFVADDGKLTAGAPAQAISETIAQVTQLAFDQGAYVFFAIDAHDVEDPFHPESKLFPPHNIIGTSGRDLYGPLADFYREHKADPRVFWMDKRHYSAFSGTDLDIRLRERHVDTVILTGVLTEICVLHTAVDAYNLGYQIEVVEPAVASLTPENHQFALNHFKHVLGASLVDGTLAVLDKK is encoded by the coding sequence ATGACAAAAGCTTTGATTTCAATTGACTACACTGTCGATTTCGTAGCAGATGATGGTAAACTTACGGCAGGTGCTCCTGCACAAGCCATTTCTGAGACTATTGCTCAGGTGACCCAATTGGCCTTTGACCAAGGAGCCTATGTCTTTTTTGCCATTGATGCGCATGATGTAGAGGATCCATTTCATCCTGAAAGCAAGCTCTTCCCACCTCATAATATCATTGGGACTAGCGGACGTGATTTGTACGGCCCTTTAGCAGATTTTTATCGGGAGCACAAAGCGGATCCACGCGTCTTTTGGATGGACAAACGTCATTATTCTGCTTTTTCAGGAACGGATCTAGATATCCGCCTGCGGGAACGCCATGTAGATACCGTTATTTTGACAGGTGTCTTGACTGAGATCTGTGTCCTTCATACAGCGGTTGATGCCTACAATCTCGGCTACCAGATTGAAGTCGTGGAACCTGCGGTGGCGTCGCTCACTCCTGAAAATCACCAGTTTGCCTTGAATCATTTCAAGCATGTCTTAGGGGCAAGCTTAGTAGACGGCACACTAGCTGTATTAGATAAAAAATAA